In Cytobacillus sp. IB215665, one genomic interval encodes:
- a CDS encoding YncE family protein: MATFVIDAKSHSVIATIPEGNFPPATFKATPFSLTPNEKIAYFINSNGMNDPVISVIDVKTHSLIAPVPVGDNPIAVAVAPNGKTAYVANAFGNSITVLISKPIAWLQRFPPSHLYHLILLFLLTENLLILLEASGRQMAPLLLLM, from the coding sequence TTGGCTACATTTGTTATTGATGCAAAATCCCATTCAGTTATAGCTACAATACCTGAAGGGAATTTCCCGCCTGCTACCTTTAAAGCAACCCCCTTCTCTCTTACACCGAACGAAAAAATTGCCTATTTTATTAACAGTAACGGTATGAATGATCCTGTTATTTCAGTTATTGATGTGAAAACTCATTCTTTAATTGCACCTGTACCTGTCGGAGATAATCCTATAGCTGTCGCTGTTGCACCAAATGGAAAAACTGCCTATGTTGCCAATGCATTCGGAAATTCTATCACTGTCTTGATATCAAAACCCATAGCGTGGTTACAACGATTTCCACCGAGCCATCTTTACCATTTGATATTGCTTTTTCTCCTGACGGAAAACTTGCTTATATTGCTGGAGGCGTCGGGACGACAAATGGCACCATTACTGCTATTGATGTAA
- a CDS encoding ABC transporter permease subunit → MKQLARSTLYIILIFLIMSLIILIPKESYNIDMNDGNGIQLHFITGFEAYKTQLTNFITSIKENKGFGLTYTGIEISEEIKRYMGRSIKLILPAFLIGFVGGSLIGLIIYYFRNKRLFKYIKSFLDLLFTIPDFFLLLCLQLILIKFPLFGLPRIDLYGHEQASNILIPTIILSIYPAIYMVRVMYNNLMLEESKLYMVYLSAKGMSNLRKIFIHGLWNSWNSILSAAPKMMIYILTSLPIIEIFTDYKGAAYRFLVATDRNEYQTQIAFLITFMLIIFLTVLITKVSQIFLTPTFKVDDQNSLATVNNSNSVLRKAMNFLKTKIKENWQLTIGLLSISLLLLFSILSSILPIFDMTRVKHLWIDEKLYLPPVPPMGEYPLGTDEYGRNLIELFIVGAKNTLTLIFGIVLLRYVLAFIISFAIRNTNSVFRKIISFWNDLLSYIPTIIFILIISAIPQLVISEWRSLWMIILIALIELGAVVHLLSNELDKLSSSEYVKSGVAVGNTALKNYRFYYLPHLYPKIIVNFTADLAKTTTLLAQLTIIGVFISQEKIQMAYTGQWVWISNSQSWMALLQNSAVDIRVNPWVPFWTCLVITLLIINFMVIERGLQKYLRKKKVTM, encoded by the coding sequence TTGAAACAGTTAGCGCGAAGTACACTTTATATTATCTTAATATTCTTAATTATGAGTCTCATCATTTTAATACCGAAGGAATCGTATAATATCGATATGAATGATGGAAATGGGATTCAATTACATTTCATTACTGGATTTGAAGCATATAAGACTCAGCTAACCAATTTTATTACAAGCATTAAAGAGAACAAAGGTTTTGGACTAACTTATACTGGGATAGAAATAAGTGAGGAAATAAAAAGATATATGGGGAGAAGTATTAAACTGATTCTTCCTGCATTCTTAATAGGGTTTGTCGGTGGATCATTAATTGGATTAATTATATACTATTTTAGAAATAAGAGATTATTTAAATACATAAAATCTTTTTTAGATTTATTGTTTACAATACCGGATTTCTTTCTACTTCTTTGCTTACAACTCATATTAATTAAGTTTCCTTTATTTGGACTTCCAAGAATTGACCTTTATGGTCATGAACAAGCTAGTAATATACTCATCCCGACCATAATTTTATCCATATACCCAGCAATCTACATGGTTAGAGTGATGTATAATAACCTTATGCTTGAGGAAAGTAAACTTTATATGGTCTATTTATCAGCAAAAGGTATGTCAAACCTTAGAAAGATTTTCATTCACGGATTATGGAATTCATGGAACAGTATACTAAGCGCTGCTCCAAAAATGATGATTTATATTTTAACGAGCTTACCAATAATTGAGATATTCACTGATTATAAGGGAGCTGCGTACAGGTTTCTTGTAGCGACAGATCGCAATGAATATCAAACACAAATTGCTTTCCTTATCACCTTTATGCTGATCATTTTCTTAACAGTACTCATAACGAAGGTATCACAAATTTTCTTAACTCCGACATTTAAGGTCGATGATCAGAACAGTTTAGCTACTGTTAATAATTCAAATAGTGTACTTAGAAAAGCTATGAATTTTTTGAAAACAAAGATAAAAGAAAATTGGCAATTAACAATCGGATTATTATCGATTAGTTTATTGCTACTGTTTAGCATTTTATCTAGTATTCTACCGATATTTGACATGACACGTGTTAAGCATTTATGGATAGATGAAAAGTTATACTTGCCTCCTGTGCCTCCTATGGGTGAATATCCACTTGGAACTGATGAATATGGGAGAAACCTAATTGAACTATTCATTGTTGGGGCGAAGAACACACTAACTTTGATCTTTGGCATAGTGTTGTTAAGATATGTTTTAGCCTTTATCATTAGCTTTGCAATTAGAAATACAAATAGTGTATTTAGAAAAATCATCTCTTTTTGGAATGATCTTTTAAGCTATATCCCAACTATTATTTTTATTTTAATCATTTCAGCAATTCCACAGCTTGTAATTAGTGAATGGAGATCGTTATGGATGATTATACTCATTGCATTAATAGAATTAGGTGCAGTTGTCCATCTATTATCTAATGAACTAGACAAACTCTCGAGTTCTGAGTATGTTAAATCAGGTGTTGCTGTAGGGAATACGGCACTAAAAAATTATCGTTTCTATTATTTACCTCATCTGTACCCTAAAATTATCGTTAATTTTACAGCTGATCTCGCTAAAACGACAACATTACTTGCGCAACTAACGATCATTGGTGTTTTTATATCTCAAGAGAAAATACAAATGGCTTATACTGGGCAATGGGTGTGGATTAGTAATTCACAATCATGGATGGCATTGTTACAAAATAGTGCCGTAGATATTAGGGTTAACCCTTGGGTTCCATTTTGGACGTGTTTAGTCATTACGTTACTTATCATTAATTTTATGGTTATTGAAAGAGGATTACAAAAGTATTTACGTAAAAAGAAAGTAACTATGTAA
- a CDS encoding putative holin-like toxin has translation MTVLEALMLAIAFCGLIISVLSFNKNDKK, from the coding sequence ATGACGGTACTTGAAGCGTTGATGTTGGCAATTGCATTTTGCGGGCTGATCATTTCGGTACTGTCTTTTAATAAAAACGACAAAAAATAG
- a CDS encoding site-specific integrase: MLNYYTDNGLSSKSHNFLGGFLLKAAIDDFILYIQIEKNYSSHTVVSYEYDLNQFLAWS, encoded by the coding sequence ATGCTGAACTATTATACGGATAATGGATTATCGTCTAAATCACATAATTTTTTAGGAGGTTTTCTCTTAAAAGCTGCTATAGATGATTTCATATTGTACATCCAAATTGAAAAAAATTACTCATCACATACGGTTGTCAGTTATGAGTATGATTTGAATCAATTCTTAGCATGGAGTTAG